The genomic stretch AAGAATTTTGTATATGCCGAGATGATAAGCACCGAAGTGACCAGCGCAGCAGAGATAAAACCAAATGCCCGTAACAACTTCACCCGGAACGGGGTCACCAGCTTCTCGTAGCGGAGCGTATGGGTATTATAATAATATTTTATTTTTTTCATGCCAAGCCTTTAACGAGGATATTGTTTTGAACGTCACCCGACCTCAAGGCCTTTCCCTTGCTGCTTGAGGCTGATTTATTACCTTTGCCCACGCCGAACAAAAGTTTACAAATATAGCTTCATAAATCGCAAAAATCAACCCATATAAACAATTGGCATATGATGACGAGCGCTGAGATACGACAACAATTTCTTGATTTTTTTGAATCAAAAGGACATACGATAGTTCCTTCGGCACCCATTGTGATAAAAAATGATCCCACCCTGTTATTTACCAATGCAGGCATGAACCAGTTCAAAGAATTTTTCCTGGGCGATAAAACACCGCCTTACGGCCGGGTGGCCGATACACAAAAATGCCTGCGTGTGAGTGGAAAACATAACGACCTGGAAGAAGTAGGTGTGGATACCTACCACCATACCATGTTTGAAATGCTCGGGAACTGGAGTTTTGGCGATTACTTTAAAAAAGAAGCCATCAGCTGGAGCTGGGAATTGCTTACGGAAGTTTATAAGATCCCTAAAGACCGCCTGTATGCTACCGTATTTGAAGGAGATAAAAAAGAAGGATTGCCTGCATCGGTAATTGCATTGCAAAAATGGAAAGAGTTTTTGCCGGAAGACCATATTGTACATGGTAATAAAAAAGATAATTTCTGGGAGATGGGCGATACCGGGCCATGTGGTCCGTGCAGCGAAATTCATGTGGACTGCCGTTCTGATGAAGAAAGAAAAAAGATCCCGGGAAAAGACCTGGTTAACAAAGACCACCCGCAGGTGATCGAGATCTGGAATAATGTATTTATCCAGTTCAACCGTAAAAAAGACGGAACCCTGGAACCCCTTGCCTCAACCCATGTAGATACCGGGATGGGCCTGGAGAGACTTGTTCGTGTATTGCAGGGTAAATCCTCTAACTATGATACCGATATTTTTACCGGAACGATCGAGGCAACAGGCAAACTGGTAAAAAAAGTATATAAGGGAGATGATTCAAAAGAAAGCATTGCATTCCGTGTGATCGCCGATCATATCCGTGCCATTTCCTTTACGATCGCCGATGGCCAGTTGCCTTCCAATACAGGAGCCGGTTATGTTATCCGCCGTATCTTAAGAAGGGCCGTTCGGTATTATTACTCCTATTTGGATTACAAGCAGCCATTGTTGCACAAATTGTTACCAGTGCTGGCAAAGCAGTTTGAAAATGTATTCCCCGAACTGAACGAGCAATTGGATTTTGTGAGCAAGGTGGTGAAGGAAGAAGAAGATGCGTTTTTGAGAACGGTGGACAAAGGCTTATCGATGCTTAATGAAGCTTCCCGTGACATATCGGGAGAAGAAGCCTTTAAACTCTATGACACGTTCGGTTTCCCTCTCGATCTTACCAAGCTGGTTGCAAATGAAAAAGGATTGAACGTGGATGAGAAGGGTTTCGAAATTGAAATGAAAAAACAAAAAGACCGCTCCCGTGCTGCCACCACGTTAGATACCGAAGACTGGATCGCCGTCCTGAGCGGAGTCGAAGGGAGCGGAGTCGAAGGGAGCGGAGTCGAAGGGACGGATGCCGGATCTGTTGAGCGCAGTCGAAACAACGGCTTTGTCGGATATGATTCCCTGGAAACAAGATCAAGGGTGATAAAATACAGAAAGGTTACGGCTAAAGGAAAAGCGCTGTACCAGATCATATTAGACAGCACTCCTTTCTATGCAGAAAGCGGAGGACAGGTCGGCGATAGTGGCTCCCTCTCCTTTGGAGAGGGCCGGGGTGAGGTCAGAATTACAGATACAAAAAAAGAGAATGATCTCATCATTCATTTTGCAGAAAGCATTGCTGCCGACATGAGTGGCGAAGTAATTGCTAAAGTTGATGCAGCAAGAAGAAAACACATCACGGTTCATCACAGCGTAACCCACCTGATGCATGCCGCTTTGCGTAATGTACTGGGAACCCATGTAGCGCAAAAGGGAAGCCTGGTGAATGAAGAACATCTCCGCTTCGACTTCAGTCATTTTGCAAAGATGAAAGATGAAGAGATCACCGCGGTTGAAAAATCAGTAAATGAAAAGATCAGGAAGAACATTCCGGTAGTGATAAAACTGATGCCCAAAGAGGAAGCAATGAAACTTGGCGCCATGGCTTTGTTTGGTGAAAAATACGGCGATGTGGTACGTGTGGTGATCATGGACCCCGGCTATTCCGTCGAACTATGCGGGGGCACCCATGTGGGCAGCACCGGCGAACTCGGATTGTTCAAAATAAAGAGCGAAGGCGCTGTGGCTGCCGGCGTGCGGCGTATTGAAGCCGTTTGTGGCACTGCAGCAGAGGAATACGTATCGGTGCAATTAGAGCAGATCCGTGTAATCCGTGATCTTTTAAAAAATCCTGCTGATCTTAACAAGTCGGTTGAAAATCTATTGGCTGAGAATTCGGCACAGCAAAAAAGAATCGAAAGCCTGGAAGCAAGACAACTCGTTGGAATACGCAATGAACTGATGCAGAAAGATGAGATCATTGACAATGTGTCTTTCATAGGCGACATCATCGAAGTACCCAATGCTGATTCATTGAAAAAACTCTGCTTCGACATAAAGCATCATGTGCATGATCACCTCGCCGTACTATGCAGCAATATTGATGGCAAGGCCCATGTTGCCATCAGCATTTCCGATACCGTTGTTGCTGCCAAAAATTTAGACGCCGGAAAAATAATCAAAGAGCATGTGGCGGCTTTAATAAAAGGCGGCGGCGGCGGGCAAAAGAACCTGGCTACCGCCGGCGGACAGGATGCCAGTAACCTGAAAGGGGTAATTGAAAAAGTGAGGTCATTATTAGGTTAAGAGAACAAAAGAGACCAGAAGTATCTGTATTTCCCCTTTTTCTCTTTTGCTCTTTTAAGCTCTTAGCTCTATTTACATACGTCATGAATATCATCTTCCAAACTCCCCGTCTCCTCCTCCGCCAATTCACAGAAACGGATGCGCCACTGATCCTGGAGCTCAACAGCGACCCGGAAATTGTAAAGTATGTGCATGAGCCAACGCTGAAAACAATTGAACAGGCAGAAATAATTCTCAACAACAACATCCTGCCCCAATACAAAAACAACCTTGGCCGCTGGGCCATCCATACAAAAAAGGATAATGAATTCATTGGCTGGTGCGGTTTAAAATACCGTCCCGAGCTGGACGAGATCGACCTGGGTTACCGGTTGATGCAGAAAGCCTGGGGTAAGGGCTATGCAACCGAGGCCGCCCGCCATACATTGGATCATGGATTCAGGTTCCTTGATCTTAAACTCATAACCGGCAGGGCACATATAGAAAACACCGCTTCCATCAGCGTACTGGAAAAGATAGGGATGGATTTTATCAGCGAAGGCATCGTGGATGACTGCCCGGTAAGAACCTATACCATGGCCAATCCCCGGTAAACCCCAAAATTTTTGTTAAACCCAAAAATTTATCTGCGAAATTTTTCGTAAATCAAAATTCTTCTCTACATTTGACCTACTAAATATTTCGTACATAAAACAGCGTAGCATGAAAAAACTATTATTGATTACAGCGATAGCGGGCCTCACCTGCCTGAGTTTAGCCGTTAATGCCCAAAACGAGAAAGGCGACAAGGGAGATAAAGGAGACAAAGGCTCAAAAGAAAGCCAGGAGATCATCATCCGCAAAAAAGGCGATAAGGATGCAAAGATCACGGTTGAGATCAGCGGCGACAAAGTGACCATCAATGGTAAGCCACTGGCTGAATTTAAAGACGACCAGGTTACCATCAACCGAAGGAATATCATTATCCGGGATGGGAAAGGCAACCAGCGGTATACATTCTCACCCCGTGACTTTGAAGGGTTAAGCGGCACCTGGAGCGATGACAATGCTGGGAGCAGGGCTTTCCTGGGGGTAACTACTGAAAAAGCGGATGGCGGCGCCCGGATCACCGACATTACCAAAGAGAGCGCTGCAGAAAAAGCGGGACTGAAAGAAGGGGATGTGATCGTGAAACTGGGAGACAGGAATATCGACGGGCCGGATGCTTTGTATGATGCCGTTTCCGGCCAGAAACCAAAAGACGAAGTAAAACTATCGTATAAAAGAGACGGAAAAGAAAGTTCAACCAAAGCTGTTTTAGGCGAAAGGAAGAATTCAGGTGCCATGGCTTATTCTTTTACCGGGCCCGATGGAATGGCAAGGACCTACACGATCCCCCGTGTGAATCCTGCTCCAAAAGTGGAGATGTGGAACGACAGGAATTTCGGAGAAACCTTCCCCAAAATATACAGCCCCGGCCTGGGAGAAACATATAATTACTTTGGCGACATGTATCCCCGCCAGCAAAAGCTGGGCCTGAAGATCCAGGACACAGAAGATGGCAAAGGAGTAAAAGTACTGGATGTAGATAAGGACTCCCCGGCAGAAAAAGCCGGACTGAAAAAAGATGATATTGTTACCGAGATCGGTGGCGAAAAAGTTTCAAATACCGATGAGGCCAGGGAACAACTGCACGATAATGCAGAAAAAGGTTCATACAATATCAAAGCAACCCGCAATGGCAATGCCATGAGTTTTGACATCAAGATCCCTAAAAAACTGAAGACAGCGAATTTATAAGCCGTGAATAAGCATGAAGCGACTGCCTTGGTCATACTACCGGGGCAGTTTTTTATTATGTCATTTAACATTCCCTTTCCGCAGCGGTAAATCCCTCTGCCTCGTATTTCTTACCTTTGCCGCCGTGAAAGAAAACGATACATACCAGGTGGTGATCGGTCTGGAAGTACACACACAGCTGCTTACCCAAAGTAAATTATTCTGCGGCGACAGCGCTGCTTTCAGTACCGACCCGAATACGCATATCAGTCCCATTACGCTTGCCCACCCCGGTACGCTGCCCATGACGAATACAAAAGCCATTGAATATGCCATCAAACTGGGCCTGGCTTTGCATTGCGACATTGAGCAATACAACTATTTTGCCCGCAAGAATTATTTCTATCCCGATCTGCCGAAAGGCTACCAGGTATCACAACATACTACGCCCATCTGCAAAAATGGTTTTGTGAAGATCAAGGTTGGTGAAACAGATCGTAAGATCCGGCTCAATCGCATACATATAGAAGAAGATGCCGGCAAAAGCCTGCATGATACGGACGAGAATTATACTTCCATCGACCTGAACCGTGCGGGCGTTCCGCTGCTGGAGATCGTGAGTGAGCCCGACATCCACAGCAGCGATGAAGCCTTTGCCTACATTACTGAATTACGCAGGCTGGTTACCTGGCTGGGCATTTGCGATGGCAACATGGAA from Chitinophagaceae bacterium encodes the following:
- the alaS gene encoding alanine--tRNA ligase, which encodes MTSAEIRQQFLDFFESKGHTIVPSAPIVIKNDPTLLFTNAGMNQFKEFFLGDKTPPYGRVADTQKCLRVSGKHNDLEEVGVDTYHHTMFEMLGNWSFGDYFKKEAISWSWELLTEVYKIPKDRLYATVFEGDKKEGLPASVIALQKWKEFLPEDHIVHGNKKDNFWEMGDTGPCGPCSEIHVDCRSDEERKKIPGKDLVNKDHPQVIEIWNNVFIQFNRKKDGTLEPLASTHVDTGMGLERLVRVLQGKSSNYDTDIFTGTIEATGKLVKKVYKGDDSKESIAFRVIADHIRAISFTIADGQLPSNTGAGYVIRRILRRAVRYYYSYLDYKQPLLHKLLPVLAKQFENVFPELNEQLDFVSKVVKEEEDAFLRTVDKGLSMLNEASRDISGEEAFKLYDTFGFPLDLTKLVANEKGLNVDEKGFEIEMKKQKDRSRAATTLDTEDWIAVLSGVEGSGVEGSGVEGTDAGSVERSRNNGFVGYDSLETRSRVIKYRKVTAKGKALYQIILDSTPFYAESGGQVGDSGSLSFGEGRGEVRITDTKKENDLIIHFAESIAADMSGEVIAKVDAARRKHITVHHSVTHLMHAALRNVLGTHVAQKGSLVNEEHLRFDFSHFAKMKDEEITAVEKSVNEKIRKNIPVVIKLMPKEEAMKLGAMALFGEKYGDVVRVVIMDPGYSVELCGGTHVGSTGELGLFKIKSEGAVAAGVRRIEAVCGTAAEEYVSVQLEQIRVIRDLLKNPADLNKSVENLLAENSAQQKRIESLEARQLVGIRNELMQKDEIIDNVSFIGDIIEVPNADSLKKLCFDIKHHVHDHLAVLCSNIDGKAHVAISISDTVVAAKNLDAGKIIKEHVAALIKGGGGGQKNLATAGGQDASNLKGVIEKVRSLLG
- a CDS encoding GNAT family N-acetyltransferase; protein product: MNIIFQTPRLLLRQFTETDAPLILELNSDPEIVKYVHEPTLKTIEQAEIILNNNILPQYKNNLGRWAIHTKKDNEFIGWCGLKYRPELDEIDLGYRLMQKAWGKGYATEAARHTLDHGFRFLDLKLITGRAHIENTASISVLEKIGMDFISEGIVDDCPVRTYTMANPR
- a CDS encoding PDZ domain-containing protein, translated to MKKLLLITAIAGLTCLSLAVNAQNEKGDKGDKGDKGSKESQEIIIRKKGDKDAKITVEISGDKVTINGKPLAEFKDDQVTINRRNIIIRDGKGNQRYTFSPRDFEGLSGTWSDDNAGSRAFLGVTTEKADGGARITDITKESAAEKAGLKEGDVIVKLGDRNIDGPDALYDAVSGQKPKDEVKLSYKRDGKESSTKAVLGERKNSGAMAYSFTGPDGMARTYTIPRVNPAPKVEMWNDRNFGETFPKIYSPGLGETYNYFGDMYPRQQKLGLKIQDTEDGKGVKVLDVDKDSPAEKAGLKKDDIVTEIGGEKVSNTDEAREQLHDNAEKGSYNIKATRNGNAMSFDIKIPKKLKTANL